In the Parasteatoda tepidariorum isolate YZ-2023 chromosome 3, CAS_Ptep_4.0, whole genome shotgun sequence genome, one interval contains:
- the LOC107446962 gene encoding mediator of RNA polymerase II transcription subunit 24, whose translation MDTSKTRSIKSLLLQAWRERWSDVSWGIRIKSVLPRGVSGDVYDLADCILQQALVGPGPNNLFMSYLMHSLSSRVVSYGAVLSSIGRYQSFYKPYCILSLLDLLRTFQSRIGCHGNEEECIALCKAVVSVTHWLYSCVYHSITKLTELKQSPEHISIMEKSYEALFYFSNSTFIKSLLYVGKFEDQAMYTQMLQKHKELEEKLAIVPSATNVSKEIIEGALSLVSSVDNLPVVPSENVSKNKLQTLASTLNIMVGIDAILNPASDASAFVSQLLLVKKLQNFKLSQVYCELIRACLIGIASSTGSFEDDLKWFAFTFLKLPNIISNIQSLQTESEEDSFEKSLDMLLHYSPLLDLTDLKSNCDTLQYVAQEFCKAKIMTESQGMSFLGRRQNDSFKAANLKGQNIGGVKPPTPKPSPQWGQANIPLTLRAEHTLNTILKSLDSDYSKIQEALLGVLCHILPLRNFKLILAAAAATGKLHTFITKLIGYNDYNKYVASENAKAAQTRALTFDVTFLLLFYISQYYGTEIVLGHSTKKDSFFVQWISENLAEGGKFKCPDLVLSRCDQPTVDMLLAQFLNTEHDMSTHQVKWHEVCLNAPAAAREILIAWEHGALSTEKVKMVLDHIKSQICCLPVCISAWLCNYINVLHHEERLKPMNMLQHFIAPPAVESVTSPSESPSASGRQTPQLPGNEQSNAFYSGRCSLMIGIIKIMMWDLHPPLQLKSKIAPLIPHGLTVKEPLGKILDEVFNDVHYRGWLDIKSIHYFDTLLCVGGARWLCDALVRRVLGYQFLQDINRAVDMIIGIFYLDIEQCALALLLHVLPFYLYSEAHQEQLAEPYGSALSRLTVITTYAALQSRQCSSGNRVKTGCKRSHREVDIDDTRDHTEHSRPTKIHRSNAELLEDTPFELQNLSDEHMRNAVANPINKAIADLMRTLLVIASDATISARSYFPIRFLEQVVLCAKDQASSILQFMPLGLVGLLLKKYPEEFSHELILAVSSMQSPRARKVAALSLCQLTIAQNRLTTKNQCWLGF comes from the coding sequence ATGGATACCAGCAAAACACGGAGTATTAAATCACTTTTGCTACAAGCTTGGAGAGAAAGATGGTCTGATGTGTCATGGGGCATTCGAATCAAAAGTGTTCTTCCACGTGGAGTAAGTGGTGACGTTTATGATTTAGCTGACTGTATTCTTCAACAAGCATTAGTTGGACCAGGACCAAACAATTTATTCATGTCATATCTCATGCATTCTCTTAGCTCTAGAGTTGTTTCATATGGTGCAGTCTTATCTAGTATAGGTAGATACCAAAGTTTTTACAAGCCATATTGCATTTTGAGTTTACTCGATTTGCTAAGAACATTTCAATCAAGAATAGGCTGTCATGGCAATGAAGAAGAATGCATTGCTTTATGTAAAGCTGTAGTTAGTGTTACACATTGGTTGTATTCATGTGTTTATCATTCCATAACTAAATTAACTGAATTGAAACAAAGTCCAGAACACATTTCAATTATGGAAAAATCTTATgaagctcttttttattttagtaattccacttttattaaatctttgCTTTATGTTGGAAAGTTTGAAGATCAAGCCATGTATACCCAAATGCTTCAAAAACATAAAGAACTTGAAGAAAAGTTAGCAATAGTTCCAAGTGcaacaaatgtttcaaaagaaataattgaaggTGCATTGAGTCTAGTTAGCTCAGTTGATAATTTACCAGTTGTTCCAtcagaaaatgtttcaaaaaacaaaCTTCAAACCTTAGCTAGCACTTTAAACATAATGGTTGGAATCGATGCTATTTTAAATCCTGCAAGTGATGCATCAGCATTTGTGAGTCAATTGCTTTTAGTGAAAAAgctgcaaaattttaaactatcgcAAGTTTATTGCGAACTTATCCGTGCTTGTTTGATTGGTATAGCCAGTAGCACAGGTTCATTTGAAGATGATTTAAAATGGTTtgcatttacatttttgaaactacCAAACATTATTTCTAACATCCAGTCCCTTCAAACTGAAAGTGAAGAAGACTCCTTTGAGAAAAGTCTAGATATGTTACTACATTATTCACCTTTGTTGGATCTCACTGATTTAAAGAGCAATTGTGATACTTTACAATATGTAGCACAGGAGTTTtgcaaagcaaaaataatgacaGAAAGTCAGGGAATGAGTTTCCTTGGTCGAAGAcaaaatgattcttttaaagCTGCAAATCTCAAAGGTCAGAATATTGGAGGAGTAAAACCTCCAACACCTAAACCGAGTCCTCAGTGGGGCCAGGCAAATATACCACTCACTTTACGAGCAGAACATACTCTTAACACGATTTTGAAGTCACTAGATTCtgattattcaaaaattcaagaaGCTCTCCTTGGTGTTCTCTGTCATATATTgcctttaagaaattttaaattaattcttgcTGCGGCTGCTGCTACTGGGAAATTGCAtacttttattactaaattaattggatataatgattataataaatatgttgcTTCTGAAAATGCTAAAGCTGCCCAGACCCGTGCTTTAACTTTTGATGTCACCtttctcttattattttatatttctcagtATTATGGTACTGAAATAGTCCTTGGGCATTCTAcgaaaaaagattcttttttcgTTCAGTGGATATCAGAGAACCTAGCTGAAGGTGGGAAATTTAAATGTCCGGATCTTGTTTTGTCTCGATGTGACCAACCTACAGTTGACATGTTGTTAGCTCAGTTCTTAAACACAGAGCATGATATGAGCACTCATCAAGTAAAATGGCATGAAGTTTGCCTTAATGCTCCAGCTGCTGCTAGAGAGATACTTATTGCTTGGGAGCATGGAGCATTATCcacagaaaaagttaaaatggtTTTAGATCACATTAAAAGTCAAATATGCTGTCTTCCTGTTTGTATTTCGGCTTGGCTTTGCAACTACATCAATGTTCTTCATCATGAGGAACGTCTGAAGCCCATGAATATGCTTCAGCATTTTATTGCTCCTCCAGCGGTGGAGTCTGTTACTTCACCTTCTGAGTCCCCCTCTGCTAGTGGTAGGCAAACACCTCAACTGCCAGGCAATGAGCAAAGTAATGCATTTTATTCTGGACGTTGTAGCCTGATGATtggtattataaaaataatgatgtgGGATCTGCACCCTCCCTTACAgctaaaatctaaaattgcacCTCTCATTCCTCACGGTTTGACGGTTAAAGAACCCTTAGGCAAAATTTTAGATGAAGTTTTTAATGATGTGCACTATCGTGGATGGCTTGACATAAAatctattcattattttgacACATTACTTTGTGTTGGTGGAGCACGTTGGCTATGTGATGCTCTTGTTCGTCGTGTACTGGGCTATCAATTTCTTCAAGACATCAATAGAGCTGTTGACATGATaattggtatattttatttagatattgaaCAATGCGCTCTTGCTTTGTTATTGCATGTTCTTCCCTTTTATCTTTATAGTGAAGCTCATCAAGAACAGTTAGCAGAGCCCTACGGTAGTGCCCTGTCACGTTTAACTGTCATTACAACATATGCAGCATTGCAGTCACGCCAGTGCTCTTCAGGAAATCGTGTGAAAACTGGTTGTAAAAGAAGCCATCGTGAAGTTGACATTGATGACACACGAGATCATACAGAGCACAGTAGGCCCACAAAAATACATCGAAGTAATGCTGAATTGCTAGAGGATACACCATTTGAGCTACAAAATCTTAGTGATGAGCATATGCGCAATGCAGTAGCTAATCCTATCAATAAAGCAATCGCTGATTTGATGCGTACCCTACTAGTGATTGCTTCAGATGCAACAATCAGTGCTAGGTCTTATTTTCCTATTCGATTTTTAGAACAAGTTGTTCTATGTGCTAAAGATCAAGCTTCTTCAATTTTACAGTTTATGCCTTTAGGGCTTGTTGGattgcttttgaaaaaatacccTGAAGAATTTAGCCATGAGTTAATTTTGGCAGTCAGTAGCATGCAGAGCCCAAGAGCTCGTAAAGTAGCAGCATTGAGTTTGTGTCAACTTACCATTGCTCAAAATAGACTCACCACTAAAAATCAGTGTTGGTtaggtttttaa
- the LOC107446896 gene encoding zinc finger protein 845-like: MTKHCHADTGEKLYSCSRCNKSFSLKGSLKRHSRIHTGEKPYSCSICNKSFSLKSNLTSHSRVHTGERQKPYSCSICNKSFSLKSNLKEHHYIHTGEKPYSCSICNKSFTQKGNLTQHSLVHTGEKPYSCSICNKKFSLKYSLTSHSRVHTGEKPYSCSICNKSFSLKSHLTRHGLVHTGEKLFSCSKCNKNFSLKSSLKKHNRVHTGEKPYSCSICNKSFSQKSSLKKHCLVHTGEKPYSCSICNQKFSLKTNLTRHSRVHTVNYKKPFSCSICNKNFSERVFLNVHSRVHTGEKPYSCTICNKSFSLKGSLKRHSSVHTGEKPYSCSLCNKSFSLKSNLKKHCLVHTDEKPYSCSFCHKSFSQKLILNQHSHVHTGEKPYSCSICNKKFSLKNYLTSHSLVHTGEKPYSCSICNKSFSRKSNLTRHGLVHTGEKLFSCSKCNKNFSLKGSLKKHNRVHTSDKPYSCSICNKSFSQKSSLKKHCLVHTGEKPYSCSICNQKFSQKNNLTRHSRVHTVNYKKPFSCSICNKKFSERVFLNVHSRVHTGEKPYSCTICNKSFSLKGSLKRHSRVHTGEKPYSCSLCNISVSFKSNLKKHSCSY, translated from the coding sequence ATGACTAAACATTGTCATGCTGATACTGGTGAGAAACTTTATTCTTGTAGTagatgtaataagagtttttcactaAAAGGTAGTCTGAAAAGACACAGTCgtattcatactggtgagaaaccttattcttgtagtatatgtaataagagctTTTCACTTAAAAGTAATCTGACCAGTcacagtcgtgttcatactggtgagaggcagaagccttattcttgtagtatatgtaataagagtttttcactaAAAAGTAATCTGAAAGAACACCATTatattcatactggtgagaagccttattcttgtagtatatgtaataagagttttacaCAAAAAGGTAATCTGACACAACACAgtcttgttcatactggtgagaagccttattcttgtagtatatgtaataaaaaattttcactgaaaTATAGTCTGACCAGTCACAGTCGTGTTCATAcaggtgagaaaccttattcttgcagtatatgtaataagagtttttcactaAAAAGTCATCTCACTAGACACGgtcttgttcatactggtgagaagctTTTTTCTTGTAGTAaatgtaataagaatttttcgcTAAAAAGTAGTCTGAAAAAACACaatcgtgttcatactggtgagaagccttattcttgtagtatttgtaataagagtttttcacaaaaaagtagTCTGAAAAAACACTgtcttgttcatactggtgagaagccttattcttgtagtatatgtaatcaaaaattttcactaaaaacaAATCTGACCAGacacagtcgtgttcatactgtGAACTACAAGAAACctttttcttgtagtatatgtaataaaaatttttcggAAAGAGTATTTCTGAATGTACACAGTCGTGTGCATACTGgggagaaaccttattcttgtactatatgtaataagagtttttcacttAAAGGTAGTCTGAAAAGACACAGCAGTGTTCAcactggtgagaagccttattcttgcagtttatgtaataaaagtttttcattaaaaagtaatctGAAAAAACACTGTCTTGTTCATACAgatgagaagccttattcttgcaGTTTTTGtcataagagtttttcacaaaaactgaTTCTGAATCAACACAGCcatgttcatactggtgagaagccatattcttgtagtatctgtaataaaaaattttcactgaaaaatTATCTGACCAGTCACAgtcttgttcatactggtgagaaaccatATTCTTgcagtatatgtaataagagtttttcacgaAAAAGTAATCTCACTAGACACGgtcttgttcatactggtgagaagctTTTTTCTTGTAGTAaatgtaataagaatttttcactGAAAGGTAGTCTGAAAAAACACAATCGTGTTCATACTAGTGataagccttattcttgtagtatttgtaataagagtttttcacaaaaaagtagTCTGAAAAAACACTgtcttgttcatactggtgagaagccttattcttgtagtatatgtaatcaaaaattttcacaaaaaaataatctgaccagacacagtcgtgttcatactgtGAACTACAAGAAACctttttcttgtagtatatgtaataaaaaattttcagaaagagTATTTCTGAATGTACACAGTCGTGTGCATACTGgggagaaaccttattcttgtactatatgtaataagagtttttcacttAAAGGTAGTCTGAAAAGGCACAGCCGTGTTCACAccggtgagaagccttattcttgcagtttatgtaatataagtgtttcatttaaaagtaatctGAAAAAACACTCTTGTTCATACTga